The DNA window GGGTGGAATCCGGCCTTTGACGTGACCCCCGCCCGGTTCATCCGCGGCTTCGTGACCGATCGGGGGATCGTGAGACCCCCGTTCGAGAGTCGGCCCGGGGGCCGGAAACGGATCGGCTAGAGCGTTGATTTTGCGTTGACAAACGGGCGGAATCCCCTAGACTATACCTTTTGACTACGGAGGCGCGCCGGATCGGCGCGGAGAACGGGAGGACAGGATCTTGCGGACCACGATGTTCCGCCGGGAAGACGTTCCCCGGCGATGGTACGTGATCGACGCGGACGGGGTCGTGCTCGGACGTCTCGCGTCGGCGGTCGCATTTCGGCTGCGGGGGAAGCACTCCCCCTTCTTCACGCCGCATGACGACGTCGGGGACTACGTGATCGTCGTGAACGCGGCCAAGGTGCGCACGACCGGGCGGAAGGCGGAGCAGAAGAGCTACCACAGCCACTCCGGCTACTTCGGCGGAGCGAAGAACGTCTCGTTCCGCGCGCGGATGGAGAGGCGCCCGGAGTGGATCGTGGAGAGGGCGGTGCGGGGCATGCTGCCGAAGAACCGGCTCGGCCGGAAGCTCCTTCGAAAACTCCACGTGTACCGCGGAGCGGACCATCCGCACCGCGCGCAGACCCCGGAAACGTTTACTCTTTAAGAACTCGACGGAAGGAGGCGGGAGAGAGCTTTGGACAAACGCACGATGATCGATGCGACCGGCCGGAGAAAGACGGCGACGGCCCGCGTTCGGATCGTTCCCGGCGACGGGAAGAGAACCGTGAACGGGCGGCCGATAGCGGAGTACTTCCCGCGCCACGGGCACCGGAGGATCGTCGAGGAGCCTTTCGAGGCGGTCGGGGCCGAGAAACGCTTCGACCTGATCGCCGAGGTGAGGGGGGGCGGCCCGACCGGGCAGGCGGGCGCGATTCGGCTCGGCGTCGCGCGCGCGCTGGTCGACTTCGACGGGTCGACGCGGAAGGCTCTCCGGAGCGCAGGGCTCCTGACGCGGGACCCGCGCGAGGTGGAGCGGAAGAAATACGGGATGGCCGGCGCCCGGAAGCGCTTCCAGTTCTCGAAGCGCTAGAGCCGGAGAAGAAATCACACGCCGCCGGATTCCCCGTCCGGTTCCCTGAGGGGCGACGGGGGAGAAGAAGGCGGCGGAGGCTCAAACCGAACGGAGGTCGTTGATCCCTTGACCGAAATCACGTTGAAAGAGCTGCTCGAAGCGGGTGTCCACTTCGGCCACCAGACGCGCCGCTGGAACCCGAAGATGAAACCCTTTATCTTCATCGAACGGAACGGAATCTACATCCTCGATCTTCAGAAGACCCTCGTCTGCATCGCGAACGCCTGCACCGCGGTTCAGCGGGTGGTGCGCGCGGGCCGGTCGGTTCTCTTCGTCGGGACCAAGCGTCAGGCGAAAGAGGTCGTCGCGGAGGAAGCCCGCCGCGCCGGCATGTACTACGTGAACGAACGCTGGTTCGGCGGTCTTCTCACCAACTTCCAGACCATCCGCAAGCGCGCCGACCACTACGAGGAGCTGGTGCGCATGCGGGAGGAAGGGAAGTTCGCCCTCTTCTCCAAGAAGGAAGCGCTCGGCCTCGAGAAACGGGCCGACAAGCTGGAGAAGGTCCTTCGGGGAGTCGTCGAGATGCGCGAGCTTCCGGGGCTCGTCTTCGTGGTCGACACGAAGAAGGAGCACCTCGCCGTGCGGGAAGCGAACCGCCTCGGCATTCCGGTGGTGGCGCTCGTGGACACGAACTCGGATCCCGATCCGATCGATTACCCGATCCCGGCCAACGACGACGCGATCCGGTCGATCCGCCTCGTGACGCAAAGGATCGCGGACATGATCATCGAATCCCGCCAGCACGCCGACAAGGAGCGGGACGCCGCTCCGCAGGGGCCGAGCCGCCCGGCGGCTCATGCGCCCCGAGCGGACGCGGGCTCGGCGGGCGCTCCGTAGTTCCCGCGGCATTCGACCTCTCGACGGAAGGGAAGCGAACATGACAATCAGCGCTGAACGTGTGAAGGAACTCCGCGAGCGGACCGGAGCCGGCATGATGGAGTGCAAGAAGGCTCTGGTCGAGGCGAGCGGCGACATGGAAAAGGCGGTCGAGCACCTGCGCAAGATCGGAGCGGCGGTCGCCGCGAAGAAGGAAGGCCGCGCAACCAAGGACGGGCTCATCTTCTCGTACATCCACCCGGGCGGCCGGCTCGGCGTGCTGGTCGAGGTGAACTGCGAGACCGACTTCGTGGCGCGCACGGCTGATTTCCAGACCTTCGTGAAGGACATCGCAATGCACATCGCGGCATCCTCGCCGATCGCGGTCCGGCGCGAGGACGTGCCGGCCGAGGTGATCGCGAAGGAGACGGAGATCTACCAGGCGCAGGCGGCGGCCTCCGGGAAGCCCCCGGCGGTCTGCGCGAAGATGGTCGAGGGACGGATCGAGAAGTTCTTCGAGGAGCAGGTTCTCTTGGAGCAGCCCTTCATCCGCGATCCGAAGACGAAGGTCCGGGATCTCGTGACCGCCATGATCGCGAAGGTGGGCGAGAACATCGGGGTTCGCCGGTTCGCCCGCTTCGGGCTCGGCGAAGGATAACGAAGTGGCGCCCGGTCCGTATCGAAGGGTTCTTCTCAAGCTTTCCGGGGAGATGCTCGCCGGGACCTCGCGGGCCGGCATCGATCGCGAGACCCTCGCGTGGCTCGGAGGGCAGATCAAGACTGTTCACGAAAGAGGCGTCGATCTCGGCCTCGTGGTCGGCGGGGGGAACATCTATCGGGGGCTTCAGGGGACGGCGGATGGGATGGATCGCGGGAGCGCGGATTCCATGGGGATGCTCGCGACGATCATCAACGCGCTCGCCCTCCAGGACACGCTCGAACGGATCGGGGTCGACACGCGGGTGATGACCGCCGTGCGGGTCGACGCGCTCGCGGAGCCGTACATTCGACGCCGCGCGATCCGGCATCTCGAGAAGCGGCGGGTGGTCCTTCTCGCGGGAGGGACGGGAAACCCGTTCTTCACGACGGACACAGCGGCGGCGCTTCGAGCGGCGGAGCTCCGCGCGGAGCTCCTCGCGAAGGCCACGCGGGTCGAGGGGATCTACAGCGCGGACCCCGAAAGGACGCCAACGGCAACACGTTATAAGACAATCAGCTATAGCGATTTTCTTAGACAGGATCTCAAGGTGATGGACGCCACGGCGGTCACGCTCTGCCGAGAGAACGCCATTCCGATTGTGGTTTTCCACTTGGAGAAAGACAACCTCGTCCGGCTCCTCGCGGGGGAGGAGATCGGCACCACGGTGAAGGAGGCGGTCTGAATGGGCGGCGATGTCATGCAGGAAGCGGCGGAACGGATGAAGAAGGCGGAGGAGGCGCTCGCGAGGGAGCTCGCGGGAATCCGTACGGGGAAGGCGAACCCGGCCCTTCTGGATCCGATCAAGGTTGAATACTACGGGGCTCCGACACCTCTGCGGCAGCTCGCGAACATCGCGGCGCCGGAGCCTCGGCTTCTCGTCATCCAGCCTTTCGACAAGCGCGCGATTCCGGAGATCGAGAAGGCGATCCTGAAGTCTCCGCTCGGCTTGAATCCTGCGAGCGACGGCAACCTGATCCGCATCCCGATCCCGTCGCTCACGGAGGAACGGCGGCGCGAGCTAACGAAGCTCGTTCGGAAGATGGGCGAGAACGCGAAGGTTGCGGTGCGAAACATTCGGCGCGACGCGAACGACCGTCTGAAGAAGATGGAGAAGGACGGAGCGGTTACCGAGGACGAGGGGAAGAAGCAGCTGGAGAAGGTCCAGGATCTCACGAACAAGAACATCGACGAGATCGACAAGATGATCGAGCGGAAGGAGAAGGAGGTCATGGAGGTTTGAGCTCCTTCTTCTCGGTTCGGAGGCGGAGACGAAGTTGACGGAAGCACCCAAGCCGCTCGAGCGGCTGAAAGAGGAGATCCTCTCCCGCGGAAACGTGCCGCGTCATGTGGCGATCATCATGGACGGCAACGGAAGGTGGGCGAAGGAGAGAGGTCTTCCGCGGATCGCGGGGCATCACGCGGCGGTCGAGTCGGTGCGCGATGTGGTGCGAGGGGCGGGCGCCGTGGGAATCGAGGTGCTCAGCCTCTTCACGTTTTCGATCGAGAACTGGAGCCGGCCGCGGGAGGAGGTAGACGCGCTCATGCTCCTCTTGGAGAGAACCCTCCCCGCCGAGGTCCCGGAGCTCGATCGGAACCGGGTCCGGCTGCACGCGGTGGGGCGGCTCGGCGACCTTCCGGCGTCCGTGCGGCGGTCGCTCGGCGAGGCGTGCGAAGCGCTCGCCGGAAACGACGGTCTCGATCTCGTGCTCGCTCTCTCCTATGGGGGGCAGGCGGAGCTCGTGGACGCCGCCGCGGCGCTCGCGCGCGACGTCGAGGCGGGGATCCTCCACTCGGACGAGATCGACGCGGAGCGCTTCCGCGAGAAACTCGCGACTTACCCCTTCCCCGAACCGGATCTCCTCATCCGCACGAGCGGCGAGCACCGGATCTCGAACTTCTACCTCTGGCAGATCGCCTACGCGGAGCTCGTCTTCACGCCTGTCCACTGGCCGGATTTCCGGGCGGAGCATTTGTACGGTGCCATTCGCGAATACCAGGAACGGGAGCGCCGCTTCGGAGGGGTCGCCCCCGCCGCGAGAAGGGGGTAGGCGGACGGGAGCGCTCCGCTTTCGCATCCTGTCCGCGGTCCTGTTCCTTCCGCCGTTCGTGTGGATCACGCGCGCCGGATCGATTCCCTTCGCGCTCTTCACGGGCGCGGTCGCGCTTCTCGGCACCTGGGAGATGGTTCGGCTTCTCGGCGCGCGCGGCGATCGTCCCTCTCTCCCCTTCGCTCTCGCCTTCTCTGCGGGGGCGATCGCTCTCCTCTATCTCGGGCGGCTCGACCGCGTCTTTCTCTACGCGTGCGTCTTCTTCATGCTCGTTCTCCTCTCGCTGCCGGCGCGAAAGGGAGGGTCGGCGTTCGAGCGGGCGGCGGGCGCGTCCTTCGTCTTCCTCTACGCCGCGCTGCTTCCCGGATTCCTCGTTCTTCTTCGGGAGCTTCCGCGCGCGGAGGGAATCCCGGAGGAGTACGCGCGCGGCGCGGGGTTCGTCTTTCTTCTCTTCCTCTCGGTCTGGGGGTGCGACACGGGGGCGTACACGGTGGGGCGGCTGTTCGGGCGGCGCCCGCTCGCACCCTCGATCAGCCCGAAGAAGACGATCGAAGGCGCTGTCGGAGGTGTTCTCTTCGCCGTGGCGGGGGCGTTCGCCGCGCGCGCGTGGTTCGTCGACGAGCTTCGGGCGGGGGACGCGCTCATGATCGGTCTCGGCGCGGGAGTGCTCGCGCAGGCGGGGGATCTCGTCGAGTCGAAGTTGAAGCGCGAGGCGGCGGTCAAGGACTCCGGGCCGTTCATCCCGGGGCATGGAGGAGTGCTCGACCGGTTCGACAGCATCTTTCTCGCCGCGCCGTTCGTGTACCTCTACCTCCGCATCGCGCTGTTCGGGGGGGTGTGACGATGAAGCCGGCGCGGATCGTTCTCCTCGGCTCGACCGGATCGATCGGGAAGAACGTCCTTCGCGTGGTGGACGAGTTCCCCGATCGCTTCCTGATCGTGGCGCTCGCTGCCGGAAGCGATGTCGAGTCGCTCGCGGAGCAGATCGCCCGGTATCGTCCGGAGCGGGCGGCGCTCGCGCGCGAGGAGGACGCCCTCCGCGCCGCGTCCCGAACGGGAGCGCCGGTCTTCGCCGGAGAAGCGGGGCTTCTCGAACTTGTCGAGCGGACGCGGGGTGAGATCCTCGTGAACGCGATCGTCGGCGCGGCCGGGCTCCGTCCGACGCTCGCCGCGATCGGGCGCTTTCGAAGAATCGCGCTCGCGAACAAGGAGAGCCTGGTGGCCGCGGGCGAGATCGTGATGAGGCGCGCGCGCGAGGCGGGGACCGAGATCCTCCCGATCGACAGCGAGCACGCGGCACTCCACCAGTGCCTCGCGGGACGCGGAACGGGCGGCGTTCGCCGGATCGTTCTCACCGCCTCGGGAGGCCCCTTTCGGGGGCTCGGGGCGGACGAGCTCGATCGCGTGCGGGTGGAGGACGCGCTCGCGCACCCGACGTGGGTCATGGGGAAGAAGATCACGATCGACTCGGCCACCCTGATGAACAAGGGGCTCGAGGTGATCGAGGCGATGCACCTTTTCGGGATCCCTCCGGATCGAATCGATGTGGTCGTTCACCCGCAAAGTGTGATTCACTCGCTTGTGGAGTTCGAGGACGGGTCCTATCTCGCGGAGCTCGGCGAGACGGACATGAGGCGGTCGATCCGCTACGCTCTCTCGTTTCCGGAGAGGCTCCCGGTGCGGAGCGCGTACGACCTGACCGCGCAGAAGCCCTTGACTTTCGAGCGGCCGGACCGGGAGCGCTTCCCGTGTCTCCGGCTCGCGTACGAAGCAGCGAGGCGCGGAGGGACCGCGCCGACAGTCCTCAACGCCGCGAACGAGATCGCGGTGGAGACATTTCTCTCCCGCGCGATCGGGTTTCGGGAGATCCCGGCAGTGATCGAGGAGACGATGAAGCGGGTCCCCGCGAGGGAGGCCCCGGACGAGGAAGACGTCTTCCAGGCGGATGCTGCCGCGCGCGGGGCCGCGCGCGCCTTTCTCGAGCCGCGCGTTTCCCCGGGGCGCGCGGAGCCGGACGGGCAAGCGAGGAGCTCGACATGCTGACCTCGATCGTCGCTCCGATCCTCGTGATCGGAGTGCTCATCTTCTTTCATGAGCTCGGGCACTTCCTCGCGGCGAAGAGGGCGGGGATTCGCGTCGAGGCCTTCTCGATCGGCTTCGGGCCGGCGATCGTCTCCGTCGTGCGCGGAGAGACGGTTTACAAGCTCGCGTGGATTCCCTTCGGGGGCTACGTGAAGATGTCGGGCGAGGATCCGGAGGAGCCGGGGGCGACGGCCGACGAGCCGTGGCGATTCCATCGGAAGAGCGTGCCCGTCCGCTCCGGAGTGATCCTCGCGGGACCCGTCGCCAATATCCTTCTCGCGGTGATCACGTATGCCTTGCTCTTTTATGTCTTCGGGATCGAGCGGATCGGCACGACCCGTATCGGCGAGGTTCTCCCCGATTCCCCCGCGGCGCGCGGGGGGCTTCGGGGCGGGGACACGATCGTCGAGGTGAACGGGCGCGAGGTAGGGAGCTGGGAGGAGATCGGTCGCGCGCTCGGGAAGAAGGACGAGCCGACGCGTCTTGTCGTCGCGCGAGAGGAGGAGCGCGTGGCCGCGACGATCGTCGTGCGAGGCGAGGAAGTGTTCGGGATCATGCCGGACGTCGACGCGGTCCTCGGGGACGTGCTTCCGCGCGGTCCGGCCGAGAAGGCGGGCCTCCGAAAGGGAGACCGGATTCTCGAGGTCGGCGGGCGCGCGATCGGGGGATGGACCGATCTCCGCCGTACGGTCGAAGAGAAACCCGGCGAGACCGTCTCGATCCGATTCGAGCGGGACGGCGCCGTGCGCGAGGAGACGGTGGTTCTCGATGAAGTGGAGGAAGAGGATGCCGCCGGCGCGGTCCGCAAAGTCGGCAGACTTCAAGCCGCGCCGCTTCAGGAGCGCGAGCGGCTCGGCGCGGCGGCGGCGCTGGCGGAGGGGGTTCGGCAGACCGTTTGGGTGATGCGGAACGTGATCGCCTTCCTC is part of the Candidatus Eisenbacteria bacterium genome and encodes:
- the rplM gene encoding 50S ribosomal protein L13, with product MRTTMFRREDVPRRWYVIDADGVVLGRLASAVAFRLRGKHSPFFTPHDDVGDYVIVVNAAKVRTTGRKAEQKSYHSHSGYFGGAKNVSFRARMERRPEWIVERAVRGMLPKNRLGRKLLRKLHVYRGADHPHRAQTPETFTL
- the rpsI gene encoding 30S ribosomal protein S9 encodes the protein MIDATGRRKTATARVRIVPGDGKRTVNGRPIAEYFPRHGHRRIVEEPFEAVGAEKRFDLIAEVRGGGPTGQAGAIRLGVARALVDFDGSTRKALRSAGLLTRDPREVERKKYGMAGARKRFQFSKR
- the rpsB gene encoding 30S ribosomal protein S2 gives rise to the protein MTEITLKELLEAGVHFGHQTRRWNPKMKPFIFIERNGIYILDLQKTLVCIANACTAVQRVVRAGRSVLFVGTKRQAKEVVAEEARRAGMYYVNERWFGGLLTNFQTIRKRADHYEELVRMREEGKFALFSKKEALGLEKRADKLEKVLRGVVEMRELPGLVFVVDTKKEHLAVREANRLGIPVVALVDTNSDPDPIDYPIPANDDAIRSIRLVTQRIADMIIESRQHADKERDAAPQGPSRPAAHAPRADAGSAGAP
- the tsf gene encoding translation elongation factor Ts, producing the protein MTISAERVKELRERTGAGMMECKKALVEASGDMEKAVEHLRKIGAAVAAKKEGRATKDGLIFSYIHPGGRLGVLVEVNCETDFVARTADFQTFVKDIAMHIAASSPIAVRREDVPAEVIAKETEIYQAQAAASGKPPAVCAKMVEGRIEKFFEEQVLLEQPFIRDPKTKVRDLVTAMIAKVGENIGVRRFARFGLGEG
- a CDS encoding UMP kinase, with the translated sequence MAPGPYRRVLLKLSGEMLAGTSRAGIDRETLAWLGGQIKTVHERGVDLGLVVGGGNIYRGLQGTADGMDRGSADSMGMLATIINALALQDTLERIGVDTRVMTAVRVDALAEPYIRRRAIRHLEKRRVVLLAGGTGNPFFTTDTAAALRAAELRAELLAKATRVEGIYSADPERTPTATRYKTISYSDFLRQDLKVMDATAVTLCRENAIPIVVFHLEKDNLVRLLAGEEIGTTVKEAV
- the frr gene encoding ribosome recycling factor, yielding MGGDVMQEAAERMKKAEEALARELAGIRTGKANPALLDPIKVEYYGAPTPLRQLANIAAPEPRLLVIQPFDKRAIPEIEKAILKSPLGLNPASDGNLIRIPIPSLTEERRRELTKLVRKMGENAKVAVRNIRRDANDRLKKMEKDGAVTEDEGKKQLEKVQDLTNKNIDEIDKMIERKEKEVMEV
- a CDS encoding isoprenyl transferase, yielding MKEEILSRGNVPRHVAIIMDGNGRWAKERGLPRIAGHHAAVESVRDVVRGAGAVGIEVLSLFTFSIENWSRPREEVDALMLLLERTLPAEVPELDRNRVRLHAVGRLGDLPASVRRSLGEACEALAGNDGLDLVLALSYGGQAELVDAAAALARDVEAGILHSDEIDAERFREKLATYPFPEPDLLIRTSGEHRISNFYLWQIAYAELVFTPVHWPDFRAEHLYGAIREYQERERRFGGVAPAARRG
- a CDS encoding phosphatidate cytidylyltransferase, translated to MPFANTRNGSAASEGSPPPREGGRRTGALRFRILSAVLFLPPFVWITRAGSIPFALFTGAVALLGTWEMVRLLGARGDRPSLPFALAFSAGAIALLYLGRLDRVFLYACVFFMLVLLSLPARKGGSAFERAAGASFVFLYAALLPGFLVLLRELPRAEGIPEEYARGAGFVFLLFLSVWGCDTGAYTVGRLFGRRPLAPSISPKKTIEGAVGGVLFAVAGAFAARAWFVDELRAGDALMIGLGAGVLAQAGDLVESKLKREAAVKDSGPFIPGHGGVLDRFDSIFLAAPFVYLYLRIALFGGV
- a CDS encoding 1-deoxy-D-xylulose-5-phosphate reductoisomerase; translation: MKPARIVLLGSTGSIGKNVLRVVDEFPDRFLIVALAAGSDVESLAEQIARYRPERAALAREEDALRAASRTGAPVFAGEAGLLELVERTRGEILVNAIVGAAGLRPTLAAIGRFRRIALANKESLVAAGEIVMRRAREAGTEILPIDSEHAALHQCLAGRGTGGVRRIVLTASGGPFRGLGADELDRVRVEDALAHPTWVMGKKITIDSATLMNKGLEVIEAMHLFGIPPDRIDVVVHPQSVIHSLVEFEDGSYLAELGETDMRRSIRYALSFPERLPVRSAYDLTAQKPLTFERPDRERFPCLRLAYEAARRGGTAPTVLNAANEIAVETFLSRAIGFREIPAVIEETMKRVPAREAPDEEDVFQADAAARGAARAFLEPRVSPGRAEPDGQARSSTC
- the rseP gene encoding RIP metalloprotease RseP; this encodes MLTSIVAPILVIGVLIFFHELGHFLAAKRAGIRVEAFSIGFGPAIVSVVRGETVYKLAWIPFGGYVKMSGEDPEEPGATADEPWRFHRKSVPVRSGVILAGPVANILLAVITYALLFYVFGIERIGTTRIGEVLPDSPAARGGLRGGDTIVEVNGREVGSWEEIGRALGKKDEPTRLVVAREEERVAATIVVRGEEVFGIMPDVDAVLGDVLPRGPAEKAGLRKGDRILEVGGRAIGGWTDLRRTVEEKPGETVSIRFERDGAVREETVVLDEVEEEDAAGAVRKVGRLQAAPLQERERLGAAAALAEGVRQTVWVMRNVIAFLRVLLSGGVTADMVGGPVSIFHISGESARRGADTLLALVAFLSVQLGMLNLLPIPVLDGGHMLFLGIEAVRKKPLSVKQRLVLQQLGLVFILLVMVTVTFFDVGRLLR